The following are encoded in a window of Thermodesulfobacterium geofontis OPF15 genomic DNA:
- a CDS encoding acetyl-CoA carboxylase carboxyl transferase subunit alpha/beta yields the protein MKIEWHRKIKDLLDTAIYIKDIKGENFFNISSLIEDISKVYEDFYQYDEKFIENFIVQVENRLKFIIDEGEKTLTPYEIVKIARHPQRFTLQDILENVYDSYIELGGEGELNIDPAVVCAKATIVRKVGNELYFHQVMVIGHEKGHGEDFRQGGSAKPWGNEKALRYMKMAETEGIPIHFFIFTPGAYPIEDYPGSAQQIARNLYYMAKLRVPTVAFISEGGSGGAEAIGLADKRLMAEKGYYSVISPEGAAAIEAKIKDGRPPRELVEKCAKALKLTAKDNLEFGVIDKIIPEPPLGARRKDYEFFKKLRFELIKATDEVILQTRSLKILRKYALSKQDTEEFKFFVNWDLDEDEIEILIENRYKKYRKMSQWAVCEPKSVFKTFFDLGHTFSLKFKNEIKYRILKPSHKTFKKFFDELSSESSLLLKPVSDPVKTVYNLIVGKKIKTKLPTPILIEEEITPYTSPLALEDKTVTCPEAEKYGCPDLWVPDLYGEFCGVCPNCGYHFPLEYKWYLNNIFDKNSVKTFNDDIASGNPLGYEGYAEKLKEAREKTNLKSALLSFEAKIGGISLVAVMLIGDFRQGTVGVAEGEKFIRAIELAKITRRPFLALVHTTGGIRIHEGTLGLIQMPRCTMAVRDYVDAGGLYIVIYDNNSYAGPVASFLGSAPYQFALKSTRLGFAGPRVIRETTGQDVAPDYHSAENALKRGHIQGIWDRRELRKNLFKALLTMGGKNLYYR from the coding sequence ATGAAAATTGAATGGCACAGAAAAATTAAAGACCTGTTAGACACAGCTATTTATATAAAAGATATAAAAGGTGAAAACTTTTTTAATATTTCTTCTCTGATTGAGGATATATCAAAAGTTTATGAAGATTTTTATCAATATGATGAGAAATTTATAGAAAATTTTATTGTTCAAGTGGAAAATAGGCTCAAATTTATAATTGATGAGGGAGAAAAGACTCTTACTCCATATGAAATTGTTAAAATTGCAAGGCATCCTCAAAGATTTACTCTTCAAGATATTTTGGAAAATGTTTACGATTCTTATATAGAATTGGGAGGAGAAGGGGAATTAAATATAGATCCTGCTGTAGTATGTGCCAAAGCAACTATAGTTAGAAAGGTAGGAAATGAACTTTATTTTCATCAAGTAATGGTTATTGGGCATGAGAAAGGACATGGAGAAGATTTTCGTCAAGGTGGTAGTGCAAAGCCCTGGGGGAATGAAAAAGCTCTTCGTTATATGAAAATGGCAGAAACAGAAGGGATACCAATACATTTTTTTATTTTTACTCCCGGAGCTTATCCTATTGAAGATTATCCTGGTTCAGCTCAACAGATTGCAAGAAACTTATATTATATGGCAAAACTTAGAGTCCCTACTGTAGCTTTTATTTCTGAGGGTGGTTCAGGAGGTGCAGAAGCTATAGGACTTGCTGATAAAAGATTAATGGCTGAAAAGGGATATTATTCAGTTATTAGTCCTGAAGGAGCTGCAGCTATTGAAGCTAAAATAAAAGATGGTAGACCACCAAGGGAATTGGTAGAAAAATGTGCCAAAGCTTTAAAATTAACTGCTAAAGATAATTTAGAATTTGGAGTCATAGATAAAATTATTCCTGAACCTCCACTTGGAGCAAGAAGGAAAGATTATGAATTTTTTAAAAAACTGAGATTTGAATTAATAAAGGCGACTGACGAAGTTATTTTACAAACAAGAAGTTTAAAAATTTTGAGAAAATATGCTCTTTCAAAACAAGATACAGAAGAATTTAAGTTTTTTGTTAATTGGGATTTAGATGAAGATGAAATAGAGATTTTGATAGAAAATAGATATAAAAAATATAGAAAAATGAGTCAATGGGCAGTTTGTGAACCAAAAAGTGTATTTAAAACTTTTTTTGATTTAGGACACACTTTTAGCTTAAAATTTAAAAACGAAATTAAATACAGAATTCTTAAACCTAGTCATAAAACTTTCAAAAAATTCTTTGATGAATTAAGCAGTGAATCTTCTTTACTTTTAAAGCCAGTTTCAGATCCTGTAAAAACAGTTTACAATCTTATAGTAGGTAAGAAAATTAAAACTAAATTGCCTACGCCTATTTTAATTGAAGAAGAAATTACTCCTTATACAAGTCCTTTGGCTTTAGAGGATAAAACTGTAACTTGTCCGGAAGCTGAGAAATACGGATGTCCTGATTTGTGGGTCCCTGATCTGTATGGAGAATTTTGTGGAGTCTGCCCTAATTGTGGATATCATTTTCCATTAGAATATAAATGGTACCTAAATAATATTTTTGATAAAAATAGTGTAAAAACTTTTAATGATGATATAGCTTCAGGGAATCCTTTAGGATATGAAGGTTATGCAGAAAAATTGAAAGAAGCAAGAGAAAAAACAAATTTAAAATCTGCCCTTTTATCTTTTGAAGCAAAAATTGGAGGGATTTCTTTAGTTGCAGTTATGTTAATAGGAGATTTTAGACAAGGTACTGTGGGAGTTGCTGAAGGAGAAAAGTTTATAAGAGCTATCGAACTTGCTAAAATAACACGTCGTCCTTTTTTAGCTCTTGTTCACACCACAGGTGGAATAAGGATACATGAAGGAACTCTGGGATTAATTCAAATGCCAAGATGTACAATGGCTGTAAGAGATTATGTTGATGCAGGTGGTTTATATATAGTGATATACGATAATAATTCCTATGCCGGACCAGTAGCAAGTTTCTTAGGTTCAGCACCTTATCAATTTGCTCTTAAATCTACCAGATTAGGCTTTGCAGGACCAAGGGTAATAAGAGAAACAACAGGTCAAGACGTTGCTCCTGATTATCATAGTGCAGAAAATGCTTTAAAAAGGGGACATATTCAAGGAATTTGGGATAGAAGAGAACTTAGGAAAAATTTATTTAAAGCTTTATTAACTATGGGAGGGAAAAATCTTTATTATAGGTAA
- a CDS encoding biotin--[acetyl-CoA-carboxylase] ligase has product MDYSIYFPEIGQEIWHFKSLPRAMEFAKELIYFLPEKANGRIVKADFLSEAKGRFDRKWFAPKGGLWMAISIYDEFLIEHSSLISLIFGLAMCRCANYFGINEAKIKWINDLHFNGKKIGGVLIEKFDHWYIAGIGLNVNNALPSNLPAISFKEILGKEISIFQVLENILYWLRYYFGFLRFYERKKLEEENLTNLIVEDFKLFSDTIGRCIIYTHDLDEEEILAIGKAFDITEKGTLLIRDTSSEEILEIFSGEIFYIL; this is encoded by the coding sequence TTGGATTACTCTATATACTTTCCAGAAATAGGTCAAGAAATTTGGCATTTTAAAAGTCTCCCCAGAGCAATGGAATTTGCTAAAGAGTTAATTTATTTTTTACCAGAAAAAGCTAACGGAAGAATTGTTAAAGCCGATTTTTTATCCGAAGCTAAAGGTAGATTTGATAGAAAATGGTTTGCTCCAAAAGGTGGGCTCTGGATGGCAATTAGCATTTATGATGAATTTTTAATAGAGCACTCATCTCTTATTTCTCTGATTTTCGGTTTGGCTATGTGTAGGTGTGCAAATTATTTTGGTATAAATGAAGCTAAAATTAAATGGATTAATGATCTTCACTTTAATGGGAAAAAAATTGGAGGAGTATTAATTGAAAAATTTGACCATTGGTATATTGCTGGTATAGGACTTAATGTTAATAATGCCTTACCATCAAATCTTCCTGCAATAAGTTTTAAAGAAATATTAGGCAAAGAAATATCCATTTTTCAAGTTTTAGAAAATATTCTTTATTGGTTAAGATATTACTTTGGCTTTTTAAGGTTTTATGAAAGAAAAAAACTTGAAGAAGAAAATTTAACTAATCTAATAGTAGAAGATTTTAAATTATTTTCAGATACAATAGGAAGATGTATAATTTACACCCATGATCTCGATGAAGAAGAAATTTTAGCCATAGGAAAAGCTTTTGATATTACAGAAAAAGGCACCCTTTTAATAAGAGATACTTCTTCAGAAGAAATTTTAGAAATTTTTTCTGGAGAAATTTTTTATATTTTATAG